The Spirulina subsalsa PCC 9445 region TTGTGGCTTACTTCTTGTTGGAAAACTTTATCAGCGTAGATGCCATCCTCAGAGGTTTAGTCAACTAGAGCTAAGGGAGATTTTGGGCGATCGCGCTCCCTCCCTCAACCTTTCTATGCAGAGAGGTTGAACACTAACCCTCTTTTCAACCCAGAATAGAGGTTAGGCTTACAATTTTGTTTGTCAAAACTTTGAAAATAAGGAAATACTGGATATGACAGGCGCATACGCAGCTTCTTACCTGCCTTGGATTCTGATTCCCCTCGTCTGCTGGCTCATGCCTGCTGTAGTGATGGGTTTACTCTTCATCCACATTGAAAGTGATGCCTAATCAGGATCGAATCCCTGAACAATAGATAGAATTCAGGATCTATCTAATATAGTTAGGGTTTTCCCCTCCCCACGTCTCCCTTACAGGGCGGCGTGGGGTTTTTCTCGGGCTGGATGGCTAATCCAACCAACCCGAAACCAAACAAACACCAAAAAACAAACACCAAAAAACAAACGCCCTGCCACGAGGCAGAGCATTACCT contains the following coding sequences:
- a CDS encoding photosystem I reaction center subunit VIII, whose protein sequence is MTGAYAASYLPWILIPLVCWLMPAVVMGLLFIHIESDA